A genome region from Stegostoma tigrinum isolate sSteTig4 chromosome 37, sSteTig4.hap1, whole genome shotgun sequence includes the following:
- the ndufb8 gene encoding NADH dehydrogenase [ubiquinone] 1 beta subcomplex subunit 8, mitochondrial, whose amino-acid sequence MALSGCWFRCLSRGVGKRLQLVGSSDKYVRAASSISKDMLPGPYPRTPEERAQAAKKYNMRVEDYEPYPDDGMGFGDYPKLPDRSQQERDPWYTWDEPDLRRNWGEPMHWDFDMFIRNRVDTSPGPVDWNTMVKTLGGFVGFMLFMFFLGELFPSYQPVAPKQYPYNNLYLENGGAPDKEMPEVPNYKI is encoded by the exons ATGGCGTTGAGTGGTTGTTGGTTTCGCTGTCTGAGTCGGGGTGTAGGGAAAAGACTGCAGTTGGTAGGGAGCTCGGACAAATATGTCCGGGCTG CCTCCAGTATTTCTAAGGATATGCTGCCAGGTCCATATCCCAGAACGCCAGAGGAAAGAGCACAAGCAGCAAAAAAATACAATATGAGGGTGGAAGATTATGAACCATATCCTGATGATGGAATGGG ATTTGGGGACTATCCAAAACTACCAGACCGGTCGCAACAAGAGCGAGATCCTTGGTACACATGGGATGAGCCCGACCTGCGAAGAAACTGGGGTGAACCG ATGCACTGGGATTTTGACATGTTCATTAGAAATCGTGTGGACACCTCTCCAGGACCTGTGGACTGGAATACTATGGTCAAAACATTGGGTGGCTTTGTAGGCTTTATGCTGTTCATGTTCTTCCTCGGGGAGTTATTCCCTTCATATCAGCCTGTG GCTCCTAAACAGTATCCATACAATAACCTGTACCTGGAGAATGGAGGAGCACCTGACAAAGAAATGCCCGAAGTGCCCAATTATAAAATATGA